The genomic interval TGACCAGGGTCGCCGCCAGCGGCGTGCCCAGCGCCCGCGCCAGGCGCACATTGAACGCGAGGCCCGCCGCCAGGCCCAGTCCGGCGCCCAGCGTGCCCAGCAGCAGCGCGAGATTCACGCCGCCTCCCACAGCCGCGCGCCCAGCGCGGCGAGCACCAGTGCCAGGGCCGCCGCCCGCGCCGGGTTCACCCGCCGCCGCTTCAGCCCCAGCGCACCCAGGTGATCGAGCAAGATCGCCGTGAGCACCTGCGCGGCGATCACGAGCGTGGTCGCCAGGGCCGTGCCCAGCCTCTGCGTGAGCACCACGCTGCCCACCACGTAGGCGCTGCCCACCACCCCACCCAGCCAGCTCCAGCGCGGAGCCTGCCGCCCGGCCGCCCAGTCGGGCCGCTGCCGCCCCAGCGCCAGCAGCAGGGCCAGCCCCAGCGCGCCCACCGCGTACGACACGGCCCCCGTGAGCGTGACCGAATGGAGCTGTCCCGCCAGCGCCCCATTGACGGCGAACTGAAGCGGCAGCAGCCCCCCGGCCAGAAGGGTGAGGCCCAGGGGCAGCCAGAAAGAGCGGATGGTCACGAGGCACCTCCTTGTTTTTCCAGTAAACACTTTACCGGCGAAATAAACAAGGCCAGGCTAGTCCCGGGTGGGTGCCCGCCGCGAGACGGTGCCCAGAAAGAGCGCCAGCACCTCTCCCTGCTCGCCCCGGCGAACCTCCACCCGGTAGGTTGCCAGGGTGCGGCCCACCCGCTCGGGGGTGGCGACGGCGACCAGTTCGTCTCCGGGGCGCGCCGCCCGGAAAAAGCTCAGGTGCGTCTCGACCGCCACCGCCTGGGCGCCAAGGTTGCTGATGACTGCAAAGGCCTCGTCCGCCAGCGAGAACAGCAGGCCGCCGTGCGCGGTGCCGTGCCTGTTCAGGCCGCCTTCCGTGACGGTCAGCGCGGCGCGGGTGAGGTGCGGCGCGGCCTCCAGCACCCGGATACCCAGGGTCTCGGCGTAGGTCATGGAAGCAGCGTAACGCCCCCGGCCAGGGGCGGGGGCCGGGGGCTTAGCGGCGCGGATCGAAGGGGCAGGCGACCTCGCCCGCCGGGTCGGCGGGACCCGCCGCGTCCCAGTCGTGGGGGTAGACCTCGCGGCACGCCAGGCCGTTGCGGGCGCCGTGGGCGCGGGCGTAGCGGTCCACCGCGTCGTAGGCGGTCATCAGCTCGTGGTACTCGAAGTCGGCCTTGCGGACGGTCACGAAGGCCTCGGTATGGGCGGGTTCCTCGCGGGCGGTGAAGTCGCCGCTGGGCTGCACCTGTCCCCGGTAGGGCACGCAGACCTCCACTGGGCCGTCCGAGTCGGCATTGACCTCGCCGTGGTAGATCACGACGGGCGGGCCAGCGGCCTCCGCTCCTTGTGCTTGCACCTCGGCGTGCAGGCGGTCCATCGAGGCCCCGATAAAGGCGCTGAGGTCCGGCAGGAACACCCGGCGCTGGGTGGTCAGGACCGTCTGGGCAGGGATGTCGCGGGTCTGGACTTCGTAACTCGTGGGCATGGGGTCTCCTCTGAGGGTGTGGATCAGATGCCGCGCGACGGCGGCCCGCTGAAGGTGAAGGGCCTGTGCCTCCCGCCAGTAGGCTTCCACCCGCCCGGCCCGCTCATGCGCGGGGGCGTCCAGCAAGGCGCGGATGTCGGCCAGCGGCATCTCGACCGTGCGCAGCAGGCCGATCAGGCGGGCCGTCTCGATCTGGTCGGGCGCGTAGAGGCGGTAGCCCGTGTCGGGGTCCACCCGGTCGGGGGGCAGCAGGCCGAGGTCGTCGTACAGCCGCAGCGCCTTGAGGCTCAGGCGTGAGGCGCGGGCAAAGGCGCCGATGGTGAGGGGGTCCTGGGTGTCGGTCATGCGGCCCTCCGGAGGTGAAGGCAGCATGCGGCCTGCCCCAGGGGGAGGGTCAAGGGCTGGCTATGATGCCCCCATGACCGCCGCTCCGCCCGCCGCCTTTGACCTCCCCGCCACCCTCGACCTGCTGCTGCGCCTGCTGAACACCCCCAGCCCGACCGGCTTCACCGAGGGGGCCGTCCGGTTGCTGGAAGGCGAGCTGGGCGCGCTGGGCGTGCCCCACGCCCGCACCAAAAAAGGCGCCCTGACCTGGGAGGTCGCCGGCAGGGGCGTGGGCCACACCACCTTCAGCGGCCATGTGGACACCCTGGGCGCGATGGTCAAGGAGATCAAGGAGGGCGGCCGCCTGCGCCTCGCCATGCTGGGCGGCTACGACTGGGCGACCGTTGAGGGCGCATACGTCCAGGTCCACACTCAGGGGGGCGCGGTCGTCACGGGCACCGTCGTGAACACCTTCCAGAGCACCCATGTCCACGGCCCCGCCCTGCGCGAGCTGCGGCGCGAGCAGAGCGTGATGGAGGTCCGGCTCGACGCCCGCACCGCCTCTCCCAAGGAGACGCGGGCGCTGGGAATCGAGGTGGGCGACTTCGTGAGCTTCGATCCGCGCGCGGTGCTGACCGGGGCCGGGTACCTCAAGAGCCGTCACCTCGACAACAAGGCGGCGGTCGCCGTGTTTGTGGGCGTCACCCGCGCCCTGTTGGAAACGCCGCCCAGCCGCACCGTCGCCTTTCACGTCACCACCTACGAGGAGGTCGGGCACGGGGCCGCGACCGGCATCCCGCCGCACACGGACGAGCTGATCGCGGTGGACATGGCCGCCGTGGGCGAGGGGCAGACGAGCAGCGAGCATCACGTCACCCTCTGCGTGGCGGACAGCGGTGGGCCGTATGATCACGCGCTCGGGAATCGGCTGCGCGAGTCGGCGCGGCGGGCGGGGCTGGAGCTGCGGGTGGACCTCTATCCCTACTACGCTTCCGACGGCACGGCGGCCTGGCGGGCGGGCGGCGACTACCCGGTCGCCCTGATCGGCCCCGGCGTGGACGCCAGCCACGCCTACGAGCGCACCCACGTAGGCGCGCTGGAGGCCACCGCCCGGCTGATGCTGGCGCACGTGCGGGAGGAATGAGGGAAAGGTCAGCTCTCGGCGCTTCCCCGTAAGGCCAGCCACGCCGTTTTCAGCTCTGGCCGCACGGC from Deinococcus budaensis carries:
- a CDS encoding M42 family metallopeptidase — encoded protein: MTAAPPAAFDLPATLDLLLRLLNTPSPTGFTEGAVRLLEGELGALGVPHARTKKGALTWEVAGRGVGHTTFSGHVDTLGAMVKEIKEGGRLRLAMLGGYDWATVEGAYVQVHTQGGAVVTGTVVNTFQSTHVHGPALRELRREQSVMEVRLDARTASPKETRALGIEVGDFVSFDPRAVLTGAGYLKSRHLDNKAAVAVFVGVTRALLETPPSRTVAFHVTTYEEVGHGAATGIPPHTDELIAVDMAAVGEGQTSSEHHVTLCVADSGGPYDHALGNRLRESARRAGLELRVDLYPYYASDGTAAWRAGGDYPVALIGPGVDASHAYERTHVGALEATARLMLAHVREE
- the paaI gene encoding hydroxyphenylacetyl-CoA thioesterase PaaI, with the translated sequence MTYAETLGIRVLEAAPHLTRAALTVTEGGLNRHGTAHGGLLFSLADEAFAVISNLGAQAVAVETHLSFFRAARPGDELVAVATPERVGRTLATYRVEVRRGEQGEVLALFLGTVSRRAPTRD
- a CDS encoding MerR family transcriptional regulator — encoded protein: MTDTQDPLTIGAFARASRLSLKALRLYDDLGLLPPDRVDPDTGYRLYAPDQIETARLIGLLRTVEMPLADIRALLDAPAHERAGRVEAYWREAQALHLQRAAVARHLIHTLRGDPMPTSYEVQTRDIPAQTVLTTQRRVFLPDLSAFIGASMDRLHAEVQAQGAEAAGPPVVIYHGEVNADSDGPVEVCVPYRGQVQPSGDFTAREEPAHTEAFVTVRKADFEYHELMTAYDAVDRYARAHGARNGLACREVYPHDWDAAGPADPAGEVACPFDPRR
- a CDS encoding DMT family transporter, which codes for MTIRSFWLPLGLTLLAGGLLPLQFAVNGALAGQLHSVTLTGAVSYAVGALGLALLLALGRQRPDWAAGRQAPRWSWLGGVVGSAYVVGSVVLTQRLGTALATTLVIAAQVLTAILLDHLGALGLKRRRVNPARAAALALVLAALGARLWEAA